Proteins encoded in a region of the Sphingomonas jaspsi DSM 18422 genome:
- a CDS encoding outer membrane protein codes for MKRIAIALLGATMLATPAAARDKSLYLGIEGGLMWPKDSKFDYDPAQGTSINNFFVIDHNMGYDVDALFGYDGGMVRAELEFGYKRATHNEYSLTVNNEGLQTISADGDGSTRYVSIMTNLLLDVGKDDGFSFYAGPGAGFAWGKYRFNTGEGSASFKDGGVAWQLIAGARYAVSPNIDIGLKYRYFVPSKATESDSGNKLEGRFKSHSLLASLIYNFYTPPPPPPPPPSLPPAPPPPPTQTCPDGSVILASDACPPPPPPPPPPPPPPEPERG; via the coding sequence ATGAAACGCATCGCCATTGCGCTGTTGGGTGCGACCATGCTCGCGACGCCGGCAGCGGCTCGCGACAAGAGCCTGTATCTGGGCATCGAAGGCGGCCTGATGTGGCCGAAGGACAGCAAGTTCGACTACGACCCGGCACAGGGCACGTCGATCAACAACTTCTTCGTCATCGACCACAACATGGGCTACGACGTCGATGCCCTGTTCGGCTATGACGGGGGCATGGTCCGCGCCGAACTCGAATTCGGCTACAAGCGGGCCACGCACAACGAATATTCGCTGACCGTCAACAATGAAGGCCTGCAGACCATCTCCGCCGATGGCGATGGCAGCACCCGTTATGTGTCGATCATGACCAACCTGCTGCTCGACGTCGGCAAGGACGATGGGTTCAGCTTCTATGCCGGCCCGGGTGCCGGGTTCGCGTGGGGCAAATACCGCTTCAACACGGGCGAGGGATCGGCCTCGTTCAAGGACGGCGGCGTTGCCTGGCAGCTGATCGCCGGCGCGCGCTATGCGGTGTCGCCGAACATCGATATCGGGCTGAAGTATCGCTATTTCGTGCCGAGCAAGGCTACGGAGAGCGACAGCGGCAACAAGCTTGAAGGCCGCTTCAAGTCGCACTCGCTGCTCGCCAGCTTGATCTACAACTTCTACACGCCGCCGCCGCCGCCACCGCCGCCGCCGTCGCTGCCGCCGGCCCCGCCGCCGCCGCCGACGCAGACCTGCCCGGACGGTTCGGTGATCCTGGCGAGCGACGCCTGTCCGCCGCCGCCGCCGCCGCCACCGCCACCGCCGCCGCCGCCGGAACCGGAACGCGGCTAA
- a CDS encoding N-succinylarginine dihydrolase, translated as MSIVEINFDGLIGPSHNYAGLSLGNLASAKNAGHISQPRAAALQGLEKMRANLHLGLTQGLFLPQPRPADAWLAEVGTTIMEADPAIAANAMSASSMWAANAATVSPAPDTADGKCHLTVANLRTMPHRSHEWVATLAQLRLAFASSAFAVHGPVPPAFGDEGAANHMRLAPSHGEAGVEVFVYGVSGGPFPARQHVEASKAIARLHQLGDRAIFAAQSEEAIAAGAFHNDVVAVANGPVLFAHEKAFEDKAPLLAALDARVPGFELVEVPDAEVSLADAIKSYLFNSQLLTLPGGEMALVCPTECAETPSVKAWIDRHLASNGAIRRVEFVDVRQSMANGGGPACLRLRVQCDPADVDPRFLVDDAKLDRLAAVVGAHWPEEIDGRELQSETLVATIRKARLAVIDALNLNELTSS; from the coding sequence ATGAGCATTGTCGAAATCAACTTCGACGGCCTGATCGGCCCTAGTCACAACTATGCGGGCCTCAGCCTGGGCAACCTCGCCTCGGCGAAGAATGCGGGTCATATTTCGCAGCCGCGGGCGGCCGCGCTGCAGGGCCTCGAAAAGATGCGGGCCAATTTGCATCTCGGCCTGACCCAGGGCCTGTTCCTGCCGCAGCCCCGCCCGGCCGACGCCTGGCTGGCAGAGGTTGGCACGACCATTATGGAAGCCGATCCCGCCATCGCCGCCAACGCAATGAGCGCGTCGTCGATGTGGGCCGCCAATGCCGCGACCGTCAGTCCCGCCCCCGACACCGCCGACGGCAAGTGCCACCTCACCGTCGCCAACCTGCGCACGATGCCCCATCGCAGCCACGAATGGGTCGCGACGCTGGCACAGCTTCGGCTTGCCTTCGCCTCGTCGGCCTTCGCCGTGCACGGTCCGGTGCCGCCGGCGTTCGGGGACGAAGGCGCGGCGAACCACATGCGCCTTGCGCCGTCGCACGGCGAAGCGGGCGTCGAAGTCTTCGTCTACGGCGTCAGCGGCGGCCCCTTCCCCGCCCGCCAGCATGTCGAAGCGTCCAAAGCCATTGCCCGCCTCCACCAGCTCGGCGACCGCGCCATCTTCGCCGCGCAGAGCGAAGAAGCGATCGCAGCCGGCGCCTTTCACAACGATGTCGTCGCCGTCGCCAACGGTCCCGTGCTGTTCGCTCATGAAAAAGCGTTTGAAGATAAGGCGCCGCTGCTGGCCGCACTCGATGCGCGCGTGCCCGGTTTCGAGCTGGTCGAAGTGCCGGACGCCGAGGTGTCGCTGGCGGACGCGATCAAGAGCTATCTGTTCAATTCGCAGCTGCTGACCTTGCCGGGCGGCGAGATGGCACTGGTCTGCCCGACCGAATGCGCGGAAACGCCAAGCGTCAAAGCCTGGATCGATCGGCACCTCGCCTCAAACGGCGCGATCCGACGGGTGGAGTTCGTCGACGTGCGCCAGTCGATGGCAAACGGCGGCGGCCCCGCCTGCCTGCGCCTTCGCGTCCAGTGCGACCCGGCCGACGTCGACCCGCGCTTCCTCGTCGACGACGCCAAGCTCGATCGTCTGGCGGCGGTTGTCGGTGCGCATTGGCCGGAGGAAATCGATGGCCGGGAACTGCAGAGCGAGACGCTGGTCGCCACCATCCGCAAGGCCCGCTTGGCCGTTATCGACGCGTTAAATCTGAATGAATTAACGTCGAGTTAA
- a CDS encoding diacylglycerol/lipid kinase family protein, giving the protein MDNALPKQAILVVNAMSRRGADVFEDARDKLVAAGVDLLEAHAVTEPEKMDGTIKDAIAKAPMVIVGGGDGSLSTNVDFFVGKDTVFAVLPLGTANSFARTLTIGTDLDAAIDVIANGRRKRIDLGVIDGDYFANAAALGLSPMIADTVPHKLKRYLGMVGYLIWAVRCAFKFRPFRLRVTTEDGAVHKVWATEARIANGRYHGGVELVEDQRIDSGDIVIQAVTGKSLLGLAWSWFATLFKLSGRERTTTEWRGRKLLLEARPRQKISIDGEIAAKTPVTVEVARGAIEVAAPRD; this is encoded by the coding sequence ATGGACAATGCATTGCCGAAACAGGCCATCCTCGTGGTCAACGCCATGAGCCGACGGGGAGCCGACGTATTCGAAGATGCACGCGACAAGCTCGTCGCGGCTGGCGTGGACCTGCTCGAGGCGCACGCGGTGACCGAGCCCGAGAAGATGGACGGCACGATCAAGGACGCGATCGCCAAGGCGCCGATGGTGATCGTGGGCGGCGGCGACGGATCGCTGTCGACCAACGTCGATTTCTTTGTGGGCAAGGACACGGTGTTCGCGGTACTCCCGCTCGGCACCGCCAACAGCTTCGCCAGGACGCTGACGATCGGCACCGACCTTGATGCTGCCATCGACGTCATTGCCAACGGTCGGCGCAAGCGCATCGACCTCGGCGTGATCGACGGCGACTATTTCGCCAATGCCGCGGCTCTCGGGCTGTCGCCGATGATCGCCGACACCGTCCCGCACAAGCTGAAACGCTATCTCGGCATGGTCGGCTATCTGATCTGGGCAGTGCGTTGCGCCTTCAAGTTCCGCCCGTTCCGACTGCGCGTGACGACCGAGGACGGTGCCGTGCACAAGGTATGGGCGACCGAAGCGCGGATCGCGAACGGCCGCTATCATGGCGGCGTCGAACTGGTCGAGGACCAGCGCATCGACAGCGGCGACATCGTCATCCAGGCCGTGACCGGCAAGAGCCTGCTCGGCCTGGCATGGAGCTGGTTCGCGACTCTGTTCAAGCTTAGCGGACGAGAGCGCACGACGACCGAATGGCGAGGCCGCAAGCTGCTGCTCGAAGCGAGGCCGCGCCAGAAGATCAGCATCGACGGCGAAATCGCGGCGAAGACGCCCGTCACGGTCGAAGTTGCCCGCGGCGCGATCGAGGTCGCCGCGCCAAGGGATTGA
- a CDS encoding GNAT family N-acetyltransferase: MSVATETDRLLLRDWRESDKQAFYDIMNTPPVMKHLGGVQDWEGWSAAYDRIAGFTRDFGHTFWIVEDKATGEILGFCGLKRVNAPGSGDLLGTPEIGWRLRESAWGRGIAKEAAIASLDLAFGRFGYPEVIAMTIPANTDSQGLMIRLGMVRREDLDFTDTRFGPELNPAIVWSIDAKRWPAARAAALA; this comes from the coding sequence ATGAGTGTTGCGACGGAAACGGATCGACTTTTGCTGCGCGACTGGCGCGAGAGCGACAAGCAGGCCTTCTACGACATCATGAATACCCCGCCGGTCATGAAGCACCTCGGCGGCGTTCAGGATTGGGAGGGGTGGTCTGCGGCCTATGATCGCATTGCCGGCTTCACCCGCGATTTCGGCCACACTTTCTGGATCGTCGAAGACAAGGCAACGGGCGAGATCCTTGGTTTCTGCGGCCTGAAGCGGGTCAACGCGCCGGGATCGGGAGATCTGTTGGGCACGCCGGAAATTGGCTGGCGGCTGCGGGAAAGCGCATGGGGCAGGGGGATCGCCAAGGAGGCGGCGATCGCCAGCCTCGATCTGGCGTTCGGGCGGTTCGGCTATCCTGAAGTAATCGCGATGACCATTCCCGCCAACACCGATAGCCAGGGGCTGATGATCCGGTTGGGCATGGTCCGTCGCGAAGATCTGGATTTCACCGACACTCGGTTCGGACCCGAGCTGAATCCGGCGATCGTCTGGTCGATCGATGCCAAACGCTGGCCTGCCGCGAGGGCCGCTGCACTCGCCTAG
- the hemB gene encoding porphobilinogen synthase — translation MSYAPYPAMRMRRGRATSWMREMLQEHRLHPSDLIWPLFICDGSGDEQPIGSLPGVSRWSVDRLADKAREARDLGIPVIALFPNTPSDRRSVTAEEAVNVDNLICRAIRAIKDAVPDVGILTDVALDPYTAHGHDGLTDDAGYVLNDETVDVLVRQALVQAEAGADIVAPSDMMDGRVGAIRDVLEREGHRNVAIMAYAAKYASAFYGPFRDAVGSRGLLKGDKRGYQMNPANIEEALREVEMDLAEGADMVMVKPGLPYLDVVSRVKEAFGVPTFAYQVSGEYAMIEAAAAAGAGDRDALVLETLLGFKRAGASGVLTYHAPLAAKLIAG, via the coding sequence ATGAGCTACGCCCCTTATCCCGCCATGCGCATGCGCCGCGGCCGCGCGACCTCCTGGATGCGCGAGATGTTGCAGGAACATCGCCTGCATCCTTCCGACCTCATCTGGCCGCTGTTCATTTGCGACGGCAGCGGGGACGAGCAACCGATCGGGTCATTGCCCGGCGTGTCGCGATGGAGCGTCGATCGGTTGGCCGACAAGGCGCGCGAAGCACGCGACCTTGGCATTCCCGTGATCGCGCTTTTCCCCAACACGCCAAGCGATCGGCGCAGCGTCACGGCGGAAGAGGCGGTCAATGTAGACAACCTCATCTGCCGCGCCATCCGCGCGATCAAGGATGCGGTGCCCGACGTCGGTATCCTGACCGACGTCGCGCTCGACCCCTACACCGCGCACGGCCATGACGGGCTGACCGATGATGCCGGTTACGTTCTTAATGACGAGACCGTCGACGTGCTGGTCCGGCAGGCACTGGTGCAGGCCGAAGCGGGGGCGGACATCGTTGCGCCGTCGGACATGATGGACGGGCGGGTCGGGGCGATCCGCGACGTGCTGGAACGTGAAGGGCATCGCAATGTCGCGATCATGGCCTATGCGGCGAAATATGCGTCGGCTTTCTATGGCCCGTTCCGCGACGCAGTGGGCTCGCGCGGGCTGCTAAAGGGCGACAAGCGCGGTTACCAGATGAACCCGGCCAACATCGAAGAGGCGCTGCGTGAGGTCGAGATGGACCTCGCCGAAGGTGCCGACATGGTGATGGTGAAGCCAGGCTTGCCCTACCTCGACGTCGTGTCGAGGGTGAAGGAGGCTTTTGGCGTACCGACCTTCGCGTACCAGGTGAGCGGCGAATATGCGATGATCGAAGCCGCAGCAGCGGCCGGCGCGGGCGATCGCGACGCGCTGGTCCTCGAAACGCTGCTGGGCTTCAAGCGGGCCGGGGCATCGGGCGTCCTCACCTATCACGCGCCGCTTGCTGCCAAACTGATCGCAGGGTGA
- a CDS encoding APC family permease yields MTSTGAREAPARTIGIVGIILIAANGMIGTGIFALPGTLQAAVGSFAPLLLLFAGLGMACIALSFGDCARHFDRSGGPLLYVGHAFGPLTGFVVGWLAYVARIASIAANATVLATTLTLFFPWAGEPLGRSVLIILLFATLIMLNIIGVRRALAAIGAITVLKVLPLLVVSFWALAAFGTGPAPTLPHLSAVEGVALVAIYAFTAFETATVPASEARDPRRIIPIALVGTVLVITALYALVQWAYDAAQLPPSETPLVDLATLVGGPVLAGVMAATIILSIFGNQASAILANSRLTVGMADERMIPPIFATLSPRFGTPLWSILLYGLSAMALALSGTFVFLAVVSALARLFAYLGCIAAAPRLDRLFGTRRGWLRRVVLPVIGALLCLWAMTQTTTKEWQLVGLLALAGAGLYFLARRERV; encoded by the coding sequence GTGACGTCGACCGGTGCCAGGGAGGCGCCGGCGCGCACCATCGGAATTGTCGGGATCATCCTGATTGCCGCCAACGGCATGATCGGGACCGGGATTTTCGCGCTTCCCGGCACATTGCAGGCGGCGGTTGGCAGCTTCGCACCGTTGCTGCTTCTGTTTGCCGGTCTCGGCATGGCCTGCATCGCCCTGTCGTTCGGCGATTGCGCGCGGCACTTCGACCGATCCGGCGGGCCGCTGCTTTATGTCGGCCATGCCTTCGGACCGTTGACGGGTTTCGTGGTGGGTTGGCTGGCCTATGTCGCGCGGATCGCGTCGATCGCCGCCAACGCAACGGTACTGGCAACGACGCTTACACTGTTCTTCCCGTGGGCCGGTGAGCCGCTAGGACGCAGCGTCCTGATCATCCTGCTGTTTGCTACGCTGATCATGCTCAACATCATCGGGGTAAGGCGCGCGCTGGCCGCAATCGGCGCGATTACCGTGCTGAAAGTGCTGCCGCTGCTGGTCGTGTCGTTCTGGGCCTTGGCGGCGTTCGGCACTGGGCCCGCGCCGACCTTGCCGCATTTGTCAGCGGTGGAGGGCGTTGCCCTCGTCGCCATCTACGCTTTCACGGCATTCGAGACGGCAACGGTTCCGGCTTCCGAAGCGCGCGATCCAAGGCGCATCATCCCTATTGCCCTGGTCGGCACCGTCCTTGTGATTACCGCGCTCTATGCGCTGGTGCAGTGGGCCTACGACGCGGCACAGCTGCCGCCGAGCGAGACCCCGCTGGTCGACCTCGCTACGCTGGTTGGCGGGCCGGTGTTGGCGGGCGTAATGGCGGCGACCATCATCCTCTCGATCTTCGGCAACCAGGCGTCGGCAATCCTCGCCAACAGCCGCCTGACCGTGGGCATGGCGGACGAGCGGATGATCCCGCCGATATTCGCGACACTGTCCCCACGCTTCGGGACTCCGCTCTGGTCGATCCTGCTCTACGGCCTGTCTGCAATGGCGCTGGCGCTGAGCGGGACATTTGTTTTCCTGGCGGTCGTGAGCGCATTGGCCCGCTTGTTCGCCTACCTTGGTTGCATTGCCGCCGCGCCAAGGCTCGACCGCCTGTTCGGCACCAGGCGGGGCTGGCTCCGTCGGGTCGTCCTGCCGGTTATCGGGGCATTGCTATGCCTTTGGGCGATGACCCAAACGACCACGAAGGAATGGCAATTGGTGGGATTGCTGGCATTGGCAGGCGCCGGCCTCTATTTCTTGGCGCGACGGGAGCGGGTATGA